The sequence accatcagttcaagcccgaaaggggaacagagtagCGTGACAGACAGGGATGATGCAGTACACGAGCctcggttaagacagctgacgtGCTATGATTTCTGACAGACTGTTCATGCTACTGtacccgtctctctctctctcacacacacacacacacaacgtgttACTCTACGCTGACTCTACAAAACTCCACATACTTAAtagtaataacaaaaacatacttacagtcgctgattcagaagcgccagattgtcgtaggaAAGTCGGAattgacccattttttttttttagacatagtGTTTGTGCACAGCCAGCCTTGTACACACTCCTTGGTTCACTAAactgtcgtccataaaatgcgttaaACAAATTTTAACATTTGGGTTGTGCTGTTCTTTTGTAAACAAATCTTAACAATGTTTGAAAGttcctcattgcatctactttcagaaggccaaataaagtgcttttgctttcgcacaGAAACACAGTGTCTCAACACAGGTTTAAGGCGCgatcacactagactttgaacgtgcaaAAATTTTTCGGACGCCGCTGCAAATATGGGCGGGAGCAGGATATAACGGCACCAAGGTttcccctcagttatcacaaaATGGATACCGATGTGCCTGTACTGTGTCTTTTGCAATGTTGTCGAAAGCGTCTTATGCTGTTCACAATATACGACGCCATTGTAAAAGACACAGTACAAGCACATCACAaatcaatggaacgaaaagtgctgCGTGACCGCCCCTTTaacatggctgcatcaacactactgcggttcctgaaaccacgccttctttctttgcgtgcaCATTTGGGCGGCCTTAAGCAAATATTTctacatcgtgacgtagagatgtggggggcatgtttgaatgaggcGGTTTAGCCTGGTTTGGATCAGCCTTTTCTTTTAGATATAATAAATCCTTTTttgggagactttgagctttgtaattCTGCAGATCCtatacatgcacaaacagctactgtacataacacactaaagaaaaggaaaccaagaaatcacatcatatgacccctttaaactccAAGATtaaaaagaattacattttatagCAATTGATgtttaataatcatatatatgGTGTTAAATTTagaattatgtaattaaataaatattttcaacaatACAACTTCTGATGAACCCCTGTCATCAATCCAGTGCTTTTCAGAATCTTCTGCCTTTATACTCTGACCCTGTGGACCCTGAGGAATTCACAAGGGACCCTGTAGCAGCTTACAAACTCCTCAGACAACTGagaaatgaattaatatatattgtaaaacacaTTCGACTGAGTTTTTATCAATGTAATGAGTATCAGTATGAGTTGGAGTTCCTAGAGATCCCACAGCCAGAGGACTTGAATGGTGCCGCGTCAGGACTGATCAGACTGCAAGAGATCTACAAACTCTACCCAGAAAACATCATGATGGGTGAACTTTCCATTGCACCAGTGCAGTTTCACTGAGagagtttcattttgttttccttttaaaaatcagctttgatctgTTTTGATTTCACAGAAATGTCATTAAGTGCAGATGAAGCCTACCATGTTGGGTTGGTCGCTTATTACGAAGACAAATTTCAGCATGCCTTTCTCTGGTTTCTGTACAGTCTCAATACATTAACAGAATACTCAACTACTAATAAGAAAGATTTGCTACATTACCTTAGTTTCTCAGCCAATCGTTTTGGCAGCCAACCTGTGGCAATCTACTTCTGCCAACAGCTTCTAAATCTGGGTGAGCTCATGGTGCACTGGAGTttaatactgatatttttatatGGGAGGTTATCAGACAATTTTGAGATCAGATTATTAAAGTCTTAAACTTCTTTGCCTCAGATCCAACTAATGACGAAGTCAAAGTTCAGCTGAGCCTTTACAGACGCCATCACTTCATGAGAACTTCAAACCCTGACATATTTACACTGAACACAGAGTCAAGTAAATATGAGACACTGTGCAGAGGAGAGGTTGATGAGAGGGCAAGTGCAAAGTCTcaatttcaaatgattatttgaCATGAAATTACAAACACTCAATGTGAAGCTTTGTGCATTAATTggatgtttattatgtttgatcAAATCAGACCTCCAGGAGGCAGATGGCGCTGTCCTGTAGGTACAGCACAGGTGGAGGAAACCCCAGACTGATGTATGCACCAGTGAAAGAGGAAGTGGAGTGGGACGAGCCTCGAATCATCAGATATCATGACATTATttcagacagagagatagagatcCTGAAGAATATCTCCAGACCTCTAGTGaatatctaacacacacacacaaattaataaaatatttgattgtcAGTATTATTAGAATCTAATATCTTGTTAATACATTTGATTATGTTTTATTGTGCTATTCAATGGGCAGAAGTAtgagatcatttattttaaaaattggcTTAGCCCCTTAATTCTAGTGAAGACAACTCCTGATGTAATGAACTGTAATGATATTCTAGATAATTGTGTGCTCAAATACTTTTGGctatctaatgtgtgtgtgtgtgtgtgtgtgtgtgtgtgtgtgtgtgtgtgtgtgtgtgtgtgtgtgtgtgtgtgtgtgtgtgtgtgtgtgtgtgtgtgtgtgtgtgtgtgttgatgttacATTTACTGTTTATGGCCTTAGGTTTCTAGGTCTGTGACTAAAGGGGGAGTATCAAAGAACCGTACTTCTCAAAGGTGATAACCTCATTTTCACCCCTTATCTTGCCTTAAAATTAACACTTACATTACATTAcgttatttttttagtattcatattattttttcacacttATTATTGGAAGAAAAAtagaaacactttacaatatgattCATTtcaataacataaattaaatgttattttaaagtattactgaaaaattatttccttgttttcagtgtttttctagAGGAAGGCAACACTGTGGTTGCTCGTGTCAATCAGAGGATTGCAAACATCACAGGACTCTCCATGGAATCAGCTGAACACCTACAAGTACGGTAAcagtaagaaagaaattaaatgttcatgcGCAAGCAGCATATCTTTTCTTTACTGcccaaataaataaacttcagaCTGGCCTgccctttaatatatatatatatatatatatatatatatatatatatatatatatatatacaattttatattgaatataaatatatttatatatttactcttcataatattaaacatgttttgttCCCTGTGAAATATGAGTGGTGCAATTATTTTTCTAGGTTCAGAATTACGGGATTGGTGGCAGATATGAACCACATTATGATGCAGAGGTAAGATCACAATGTTAATATACAGGTATACATAAATTTGTATAGACCAACACAGAATTTGCCATGGGTCCCCTCAGGAATTTCTTCATGGTGTtggatttatgaaaataaaaaagcaatccACACACCAAATACAAACAAGTTTAAAGACCAAGATCCattgagaaaatattttactgaagattttcatataaaacaaaatattctgcacgaaagaaaaaaaaagattaaaaataaaggatttattaggtaaaaaaaagtctgtggttATCTCTTCTTGAAGAGACTTTGacattgcttttttcttttttaaaggggtcatcggaagttgatatgattctttggggtcttaatgaaaaatctgtaacatagtttggttaaaatttctcaatggtagtgtaaaacaacatttttatcttgcaaaaacagctctgtctacAGCAAGTCGTTTTATTGcatgtcactttaaatgcaaatgtgctCTGCTCATCCTGCCCCTCTCTTCTGAGCCGCTCTCTAAGAGACAgtaaactttagctgcattcatcatgaaacttgctaataAGCACATTATTTGGAAAGgggatttgcaaagattcattaaaaagccctttactcacttcttctgtaggtaaAGCTGGATCTCGAATGATTCGCGTGAACATGGATGCATTTAGGcagggggcacattcccttcaaaaatcACACTGACAGTCATGTGAGATTGGCTCAAATTGAAAAAGGGGTAATGATTTAGcgagataaaaaaaacactgggtggatcttcatcattttagggtggttgtgtacacacattgccaacacacatttcagttcaaacaacttgaaaaagtgcatgtcgcatccgatgacccctttaaaacatgtGTTTCATGTCACAACTGCAATATACTTTAATTACAAACTATTTTGTTGTTGGTGATGAtgtttaatacataatataatatttagccTATCCACACTTTGATGACTGATGACAACACAATCTAATGTGCTCCTCTTTCTTCAAGTGTATTAACTAAGTTGACCTATTGCTTAATCGTTCTTAACCCAGAGAGAACCCATGGCCAAAAATGCTAATTAGGAGTAGGACTTCAAACTGAATGGCTCTATTCTGTGTCAGTGAGAGCTTGATTAAATATTAACCAAATGATTGTAAGATCAAGTCATTGCAAGATAACTTAAGATTGTTTAATCACACAGGATAATGAGAATGAAAGGATTGCTACATTCTTAATTTATGTAAGTATTGCCCTTGTCATTAGTCCAAATGGCATTCTAAAtattataggcctacattataaGGTTATTGTTTTACTATGAGCAATAAATCATGTCCTGTGACTGTAGATGAGTGATGTGGAGATAGGGGGCGCCACTGTGTTCCCTAAAGTTGGAGTTGCACTGAAGCCAAAAATGGTAAACCCTCAAATCACTTTTATATTAGGCATATTAATACGACTTAATACAGAAAAATTCATACTTCAGTTCTCTGGTTTTTAAGGGTTCAGCCGTGTTTTGGTACAACCTCCACAAGAATGGAAAAGTGGATTTGAATACAGAGCATGCTGGATGCCCTGTGTTAAGGGGTAACAAATGGGGTAGGTTTTTAGAACTtggattacttttatattgtgtaTCTTTTATAATGTGCATAAAAATCAATATATGTTATAATgactacattttatttcagtttcgtatgacattgatttaaaaaaaaattctggtgtCTTTTCAGTGGCTAATAAATGGATCCATGAGTTTGGACAGGAGTTCAGAAGACCCTGTTCTTTGTCATACTGGGAATGAAAGACACTGAGACCATGGAGAAGTCATATGTAGTGTATCTGTATAGAAGTATCtgttatatttatcatatatatttactttagacAGGGTCATAGTAGCATTAATTACTGTTAAGGTGcaagtaattttaataatagttaatatacattagtaatatacaaatatatcttTTAGCAAGATATAATAATGTCGCCTGAGTGGATCAGCAGCCAGTAAGGAGTTATTCTTGTAAAAGAGTTGCTATTGCATTCTTTGCAGTTagatttaaaacttaatttttaaatgtttcctttttttagtTTGTGCTGGAATAATGATTTGCATGTTctgcaagtaaaaaataaaatgtgtccacCCAGTGTCTGCAAACAGAAGTTTCTTCccctttaattgctaatgctcaAATGCCCTTCTGGTCATATTGAGGTGACTCGAAACACTATTTCTACAGAGGACACCCTCCCTCCATATAGAACTAGCACCTGTACCATATAAGTACGAAATTCAGCTTATACTGTACAGgatctgcagagagagagagagagagagagagagtgtataagTTCAGTCATGAAATATCTACTAGCAATCACATTGCTACACGGCTCAAGCTGCTTGGCCTCTGTTGATTCTGTGTCCAATGAGCTTGCTATCTCAATTTAAATAGTCAAAACTGCAAAATCTGCAATCATCCAGTGGGTGCCAAAATGATTTACtccaacaaaatgtaaaatgcataaagaaaacaatctttattttacAATGTGTTTATTAGATAGACACTTTATATTTTTAGActcaattaaattgttttgaGGATAAATAACTTGTTGCGTAGGGCACCAACTCCCAGGGTGGGGGGTTTGGGGGAAACACTtttgttctatattaatattaacatacagtatacataaatacaaatctaAACATTTATAGATTTTTGTTTGCTCGCTCTCACCTCATCATAATTAATGGACAACTAGGCTATATCAGTGAAAATACACCAGCGCAGACCGGCACAGAGAAAAGAACACTTTTGCAACACTTTTAGGTAGCTAcgttcataatcctgtgaaacttttttttactgttgacGTTAATAACGGGTTTTAATGTCTgtaataatttcaccaccaacaacaatatgacttaatattctagttttcatgaattaaaatgtattatataaaaacaatgaggcaataataattggttaattaataatattcatatggTTTCaatgaataaaactgttaatatacattatgtaatacaaaataaacaatttgcatTATTACAAATGGCTGCAAAGGGCACCAAAGGCCTGATCATTACACTTACAGgacgatcaaatccttgtttaatatttactaaacttttcattcaaatatccacttaatttgtaattttaggACACCTTTTTGCCATAGAAATGCTACAGactctttaatttctttaataaacaacatgtggacatcacaacccttaccaaaattaaccatggttttatcatagtaaaactgcttaattttattttgtgtgatttctaaATGCTTGaaactataaaatcaatcagacaacagtattaataaaatcatagccataggtaactgtctagagctacaattgtagtttataaataatattttttttttataaataattttttataaataaatttataaataataatacaatttaattgcaatttatttatttacttttatattgtattaaagttctattttgatcCTTTATAGTAGGtttggattttatttgtttttttgtttgtttttttaaaggagggGGCattgtctacacacacacaccgtgaaaacacacCTGGaccagtaggcagccatttatgctgcggcgcccggggagcagttaggggttcggtgccttgctcaagggcacctcagtcatggtattttACTATTAACCTTTTTACTTTGCTCATATAGCACGCTTGGCCATCTACAGAGAAACTGGTGGCTAGTCAAAAGACAAATGACCAATCCTGAGCAGCGATGTCACTACAGGCATGTTTGTCTAAGTGGCAATAAAGAAGTCAttgacaatttatttaaaatattattattaaatataatattttttttttaaatatttaaggtaGCAACATATATTTTtagggaagaaagaaagaaatacaatgCTTACAGATGTACTGCATCCGCAAGAAataatttgaaattgtaaataaagtgTAGCACATGATTGAgccaaaaactaaataaaaataaaaatacctcacCTCAATTGTACTGAAAATATAATGAAGTAGcctttcattttacttttagtttctgCATTAGTCATGGCTATGATTTCCATGTTACACAGGCGTGATTGTTGGTGCAGTATCCTacaccaataaaaaaattaaaaaaaaacctatgccAGTAAAGTTTGACCCGTTGTTAGGCAACATTAGAACAGGGCTTGATGATACAATAGTTTATAATATAGGATGTCTCTCCATTTCTATTATGATTATACACTTTGTGATCTAGAATTGTGCAACATGAAATTATATTGGTAGCTAAGTCATAGAAGGAACAAAAGTATATTGTGAAATGTCATGACTGTCATTATGTCACATATATGTTCTGTTTTGAGGACCTTTATGTTGATTGTGTCATAGTATATTTGTCTCCTTTGTTCcctgtgttttattttcaattagttCCTGTTTCTTTGGTTGTCTTAGTTACTGTCATGCCCCTGGTTGTTGACATAGTTACTCATTTGTTAACTGATTAGCAAATGTGTATTTACAGCCCTCAGTTTTCAGCTGAAGATTTGTTCTTGTCTGTGCTATGTTGGTTTGCTGTGGTTGTTGTTAGATTGTGAAAACTTTGTTCTCCAGTGCtcctagggtttttttttttttttttgatagtaaaAAGCACAGCTTTGATTAGATCCTGCCTCCTGGTTCCCGCAACCATCCTTCTGATACACTATATTGCCAAGTACTGGGACAACCCCTTCTGATGAACAGGTTTGACTTGTTGTTTAGATTCATAGTGGTGatgggtgacctctggtggtgaatgAATGGAAGTCCATGGACCGAACTCGTGACAAGCAACACTTTGGACAGGACCgttttctattctaacatgacaatgcctctgtatacacacacatatatatatatatatatatatatatatatatatatatatatatatattgttgggTATGTAATCCAATTTTtgttagatttgttttgtttttttttcaattaatacatttaacaattaTAATTAGACTTTTTAGTGTGAACCTTAAGTTATTGTCCACCCAATTATTTGGACTActgtcctttttaaaaaaaaaaaaaaaaaaaaagctggcaaCATGAAATGTTAATTGAATCATAAATCTAAATCACTTCCTTGATGGGAAAACACCCTGGTAATGTGAGTGAGATCCTATGTTatattaactgtttatttttattttttcctttctgaTATTTTTCCTTTCTTAAATATGTTCACTCTGTTATGGGAactatgtcatttttttatttgagaacCCTTCAATGTTTGGCTTAGTTTATGTGGCATGGTGCAATGACTAACTTCAGGGCATAATATTTACTTTGTTAATGCCCACCCTGCCATAATTCCTTGATAAATTGCACAAATTAATTGTAAATTGCTTTTGATGTATACTCTGAAGTCTTAAGAGAGGAAAGTGAGAGCACAGTAGTACAAATAACTTAAGTTTGAAGGAACTTAAACTtcttaatgttttataaattgtttcattttaaatccctgTTCAGACTGTTGTGATTTTGTCCACCCTGTTAAGAATTTTTTAACAATGATTTCATAATGTCAGCAATAAAATACTCTATAATAATTCAGTTAATTGAGAATTTATTCATcttagtaaaaagtaaaaaaatgaatttgctgTATTGACCTTCTTCTTCTGAGACAGTTGAGCCAATATCTCTGGATCTCTGATCACAAAAACTCTACACCATATCCACTATTGTCACAGCCCAGTAGCTCTAACATACATTGCAGGAAGGTACAGTACTACACTCTTATGTCTGCCATAGCATTAAGGTTAGTTTAGCAATggttttcaattaatatttagaGCCTGCCTTGCAAAATAAATTAGTTCTGTCATGCAAAATTGATAAATTAACTTTAGACTTCCCTGAAGAATTGGGTGGCTATTCTGTCTGTAACCTTTGTGTGTGGCCCATATGAGGTTTAGGCATTGTTGTCCAATTAGTTGTAGAcctctcattttaatttagtttaattttaagattttatctATGATTTGAAATAGTGGACTGCAAATACCTGaaatttcttttagttttagttttagtttgtgttttttatttattttttctttctttcctgatGGTACTTTCAGTACTTtctaaatattacttaaatatcaacacacactataaaaatgacctaaaatgtaaaaactaaattaaaggtTGTCACTATTCACATCATTTACTATATGAATCAAGCTGATAGGCCTCATGATTCTGCAACCAATGAGCTTGCTTTCTCagtatttaaatagttaaactgCAAAATGTTTAATCATCCAGTAAGTGACAAACTTATTTGATGCAACAAAATGGTAAATGCATAAAGAAAAACATCTTTAACAATGTGTTACCACATATATATTTTGCagataaattaatgtaaaatctaTTTATACACATGTTCTCTTGTTAACAGCATCAAATATAAAAGTGCTTTGTTCTCAACCTGCCaatatggtttattaatttacatcaaaaaattgataataattatgataaaaccAGTAGTAGTACTAAAAGTTCTAGTGCATGGTCTCAGGAAATATTTTCTTGGTTGTCATGGCTTTTGTCTTGTGCTCCACTCCTCTCTTGTGATTTTTAGTGCTATTTGCCTAAATCAGTGATGACATTTCAAATAAGCAATATTTCATTGTTCAAAGGTCAGCAGTGACACTCTTACCCCTGTCAATAGAA is a genomic window of Cyprinus carpio isolate SPL01 chromosome B2, ASM1834038v1, whole genome shotgun sequence containing:
- the LOC109112624 gene encoding prolyl 4-hydroxylase subunit alpha-1-like; its protein translation is MAIKELTFVVCFWIVCSAGHEFFSSTDQTAQLVEKKKYLLMSFSQYIDAEEKNVEAMKSAFQNLLPLYSDPVDPEEFTRDPVAAYKLLRQLRNELIYIVKHIRLSFYQCNEYQYELEFLEIPQPEDLNGAASGLIRLQEIYKLYPENIMMEMSLSADEAYHVGLVAYYEDKFQHAFLWFLYSLNTLTEYSTTNKKDLLHYLSFSANRFGSQPVAIYFCQQLLNLDPTNDEVKVQLSLYRRHHFMRTSNPDIFTLNTESSKYETLCRGEVDERTSRRQMALSCRYSTGGGNPRLMYAPVKEEVEWDEPRIIRYHDIISDREIEILKNISRPLVSRSVTKGGVSKNRTSQSVFLEEGNTVVARVNQRIANITGLSMESAEHLQVQNYGIGGRYEPHYDAEDNENERIATFLIYMSDVEIGGATVFPKVGVALKPKMGSAVFWYNLHKNGKVDLNTEHAGCPVLRGNKWVANKWIHEFGQEFRRPCSLSYWE